Proteins from one Dermacentor variabilis isolate Ectoservices chromosome 1, ASM5094787v1, whole genome shotgun sequence genomic window:
- the lectin-46Cb gene encoding lectin-46Cb, whose translation MGSSESDAAQQGMFNAKGVTLIIEAVNGLVKSPEPETRVLITPKISLSNMKSRIDAALMVSAGSSNANQQSRPSEEDAVASPGPSRRSGRTSIPREHSAQPAPKKARVDRPEPQSEPQTGSDTPRSLRSGRSYVNDSPTAQKTTIVVTTKTANAVGSTPVASKHTAAVVKEPAAPTASVPSPASSSPQQVQKPAKQATQKAGSSSSRSKQDLAEPLPDLWHISPKIAEEMKSIAFRHFHFSI comes from the coding sequence ATGGGCTCATCAGAGTCGGACGCAGCGCAGCAAGGCATGTTCAACGCAAAGGGTGTTACGCTTATAATAGAGGCCGTCAACGGACTCGTGAAATCGCCAGAGCCAGAAACCCGCGTTCTCATTACGCCAAAGATCAGCCTGAGCAACATGAAGTCTCGTATCGACGCAGCGTTAATGGTGTCGGCTGGGTCGTCTAATGCCAACCAACAGTCGCGTCCTTCCGAAGAAGACGCGGTGGCGTCGCCGGGTCCGTCTCGGCGCAGTGGCAGGACGTCCATTCCCCGCGAACATTCAGCTCAGCCGGCACCCAAGAAGGCCAGAGTAGATCGCCCCGAGCCGCAGAGTGAGCCCCAAACCGGCAGCGACACGCCGCGATCGCTCCGCAGCGGGCGCAGCTATGTCAATGATTCGCCGACTGCTCAAAAAACGACCATCGTGGTGACCACAAAAACAGCTAACGCCGTCGGGTCGACCCCGGTGGCCTCTAAGCACACTGCAGCAGTAGTGAAAGAGCCTGCTGCACCAACAGCATCGGTGCCATCACCGGCTTCATCGTCGCCGCAGCAAGTGCAGAAGCCCGCCAAGCAAGCAACACAAAAGGCGggctcctcgagctcgcggtcgAAGCAAGACCTGGCAGAGCCACTTCCCGACCTCTGGCACATCTCGCCCAAGATAGCGGAAGAAATGAAAAGTATTGCATTCCGACATTTCCATTTTTCTATCTGA